The Usitatibacter rugosus genome segment GATTGGCCCGAGCCCCCCGCCAAGCCACCGGAGAAAAACATGGGAATTGCATCGGAATTCAAGGAGTTCGCCGTCAAAGGCAATGTCGTCGACCTGGCGGTCGGCGTGATCATCGGGGCCGCGTTCGGAAAAATCGTCGACTCCCTGGTGAATGACGTCGTCATGCCCGTCATCGGGCGCCTGGTGGGGGGCCTGGACTTCTCCAACTACTTCATCGCGCTGAAGGACATCCCCCCCAACATCCCGATGACGCTGGAGGCGGTGAAGAAGGCGGGGATCCCGGTGCTCGCCTACGGGAATTTCCTCACCGTTTCGCTCAACTTCGTGATCCTGGCGTTCATCATCTTCCTGATGGTGAAACAGGTGAACAAGCTGCGGCGCGAGCCCGCCGTGGCGCCCCCGCCGCCGGAAGACGTGACGCTCCTTCGCGAGATCCGCGACCTGCTCAAGGCCAAGCAGGCCTAGATGCGCCGCGTATGGCTGCTCTTCGCGCAGGCGGTCACCGTGACGCTCGCGGTGCTGTTCGTCGTGAGCCTGGTGAAGCCGGACTGGCTCGCGTGGCGCACCAACGTGGTCGAGGTCCGCGAGGGTCCGGCCGCGCCCGCGATCTCGATGCAGCCCAACGCGCCGCGCCCCTATTCGTTCAGCGAGGCGGCGAAGAAGGCCATACCCTCGGTGGTGAACATCTCGGCCACGCGCCAGGTGAAGCGCGCGAACCCGCTGCTGCAGGACCCGGTGTTCCAGCGCTTCTTCGGCGACCGCTTCTCCGCGCCCCCCGAGACGCAGCTCTCGCTGGGCTCGGGCGTGATCGTGAGCCGCGACGGCTACATCCTCACCAACGACCACGTGGTCGAGGGCGTGACGGACATCCAGGTGACGCTGCACAACGGCCGCACGGTGCCCGCGAAAGTGGTCGGCCTCGATCCCGACACCGATCTCGCGGTGGTGCGAGTGGACGCCAACGGGCTCACGCCGATCACGTTCGGTCCGCCCGACAGCTCGCGCGTCGGCGACGTGGTGCTCGCCATCGGCGATCCGTTCAGCGTCGGCCAGACGGTGACCATGGGCATCGTGAGCGCGGTCGGCCGCGAGATCGGCAACGCGAGCCCCTTCGGCAGCTTCATCCAGACCGATGCGGCCATCAATCCCGGCAATTCCGGCGGCGCGCTCGTCGACACCAACGGCAACCTGGTCGGCATCAACACGCTGATCTTCTCGCGCACGGGCGGCTACCAGGGCATCGGATTCGCCATTCCGGTGAGCCTCGCGCGGCGCGTGATGGAGCAGATCATCGAGAACGGCGCGGTCACGCGCGGCTGGTTCGGCGTGGAGGTCGCGGACCTGAGCTCCGAGCTCGCGCAGTCCCTGGGGCTGAAGGGCACGACCAAGGGCGCCATCGTCGGCGCGATCGAGAAGGGCAGCCCCGCGGAAAAAGGCGGCATCAAGCTGGGCGACGTGATCACCAGCGTGAACGGCAAGTCCGTGTCGGACGTGAACCAGGCGCTCAACGCCATCGCCGAGGTGATCCCGGGCAAGACGGTGCCGGTGAAGGTGATCCGCAAGAACGCCGAGCTCTCCCTCGACGTGGTGGTCGGCAAGCGCCGGGCGCGCCCGCGCGGCGACGACTAGCCCTACTCGCCCGCCGGGTGCTCGGCTCCGGGGGCGGGGAGCTTGCGCTTCTCGACGAAGCGCGAGACGAAGATCCCGATCTCGTAGAGCAGGCACATCGGGATCGCGAGCGAGAGCTGCGAGACCACGTCGGGCGGCGTCACCACCGCGGCCACCACGAAGATGCCGACGATCACGTAGCCGCGCCACTCGCGCAGCTGGTCGGTGGTCACGAGCCCCGTCATCACGAGCACCACCACCACGACCGGCAGCTCGAAGGCGATGCCGAAGGACAGGAACATCCCGATCACGAAGTTGAAGTAGGCCTCGATGTCCGGGGCCACGGAGATGCTCTTCGGGGCGAACTTGTTGATGAACTCGAACACCGCGCCGAACACGAAGTAGTAGCAGAACGTCATGCCGATGAAGAACAGCAGGGTGCTGCTCACGATGAGGGGCAGCACCAGCTTCTTCTCGTGGGCGTAGAGCCCCGGCGCCACGAAGGCCCACGCCTGGTAGAGGACGTAGGGCAGCACCCCGAGGAAGGCGGCGAGCAGCGCGATCTTCATCGGGATCAGGAACGGGGTGATGACGCCGGTGGCGATCATCTTCGAGCCCGTGGGCAGCGATGCGATCACGGGGCGCGCGAGGAAGTCGTAGATCTCCGCGCTGAAGATGAAGGCCGGGATGAACGCGATGCCGACCGCCACGAGCACGCGGATCAGGCGGTCGCGCAGCTCGATCAGGTGGGAGAGGAACGTGTCGTTGCCGGCTTCCATCGTGGGGCCCTAGCCCGCCTTGCGGTCGCGCGTGGGCTCGGGCTCCTCGATGCCGAGCTCCATCTGCGGAGAGGGCGTGGGAGCAAGCGGCTCGGATGCGGATTCGAACGCGGATGCCGGTGACGACTCGAAAGCGTTGTCCGGCTCCGCGCCGGGCGGCGTGGTCAGCGGCTCCATCACGGAATCCGTCGACGAGGCCTTGAGCTGGGTCTCGATCGAGGACTGAGCCTCGCGCAGCTCCTGCTCCGTCTTCGTCGCGGTGGTCTCGATGTCCTGCTTGAACGAGCGCGCCGCGCCTTCGAACTCCGACTTCACGCGGTTGATCTCGGAGAGGTCCATCTCGCGGTTGATGTCGGACTTCACCTGCGTCACGTAGCGCTGCAGGCGGCCGAACAGCACGCCCAGCGTGCGCGCGACGCGCGGCAGCCGTTCCGGCCCGATCACCACGAGGGCCACGATGCCAATGACGAGAAGCTCGGAGAATCCGATGTCGAACATGCTTGAGGCCCGCGGCGCGGGCGCCGCGCGAAACGCCGCGGTCAGGACTTCTGCTTGTCCCGGACCTCGCCGTCGATGGTGGCGCCGGATTTCGCCGCCAGCTCTCCGGAGGGCTTGGGCGCTTCGCCCTCGCCCTTCATGCCGTCCTTGAAGCCCTTCACGGCACCGCCGAGATCCCCGCCCATGTTGCGCAGCTTCTTGGTGCCGAAGATGAGCAACACGATGACCAGGACGATCAACCAATGCCAGATGCTGAATGAACCCATGAATCTCTCCTCGAGGCGTGATCCGAACTATTCCTTCGCGATCATGCGCGGGAGCGGGTTCGGGCCGCCGATGATGTGGACGTGCAAATGATACACGTCCTGCCTGCCGATCTTCCCGGTGTTCACGATGGTCCGGAAGCCTTCGGGGGACCCCTTTTCGCGGGCCAGCCGCGCCGCCAGCGTGAGGATCTTACCCAGCACGGCCGCGTCTTCCGGCCCCGCATCCGCGAGCGAGGCGATGTGCTTCTTCGGGATCAGCATGAAATGCACCGCCGCCACCGGGTTGATGTCGTCGAAGCCGAACACGTCCTCGTCCTCGAACACTTTCCTGCTCGGGATGGTGCCGGCCACGATCTTGCAGAAGATGCAGTTCGGATCCATGTCGCTCCTCATTTCGGCCGCGCATTCTTTTCCGCGATGCCCGAGCGGCCTTCGCGGCGCTCGAGCTCGGAGAGCACCTCGTCCAGGGCCACGCCCTGGCGGCCCATCATGACCAGGCAATGGAACCAGAGGTCCGCGACCTCGTGGACGATCGCCGCGCGGTCGCCCGACTTGGCGGCGATCACAGTCTCGGTCGCTTCCTCGCCGATCTTCTTCAGGACCGCGTCCTGCCCCTTCGCGTTCAGCGCCGCGACGTAGGACGTGCCCGGATCGGCCTTCACGCGCTCGGCGATGGCCGCCTCGAGCCTTTGGAGGATGTCGGAGTCAGCCATGGGTCTTTCCGGGGATCTCGAGCACGGGCTCCGTGGCGACCCAGCGCCGCTCGCCGCCGGCGCCCTCGAGCTTGTTGAAGAAGCAGCGTCGCCGGCCCGTGTGGCAGGCGATGCCGCCCACGGATTCGACGCGCAGCAGGATCGCGTCGGCATCGCAGTCGATGCGGATCTCGACCACCTTCTGGAAGTGCCCCGAGGTCTCGCCCTTGTGCCACAGGGCCTTCCTCGAACGCGACCAGTAAGTCGCCTCCCCCGTCTCCACGGTGCGTTCGAGCGCCTCGCGATTCATCCACGCAAGCGTCAGCACTTCGCCGGAGGCCGCGTCCTGCGCGACCGCGGGCGCGAGCCCGTCCGTGTTCCACGCGATCGCATCGAGCCAGTCGCTCACAGCCGCATCTCGATGCCGCGAGCCGCGAGGAAGCGCTTCGCCTCGGGCACGGTGATCTCGCCGAAGTGGAAGACGGAGGCGGCGAGCACCGCGTCCGCCTTGCCTTCCTCGATGCCCAGCGCCAGGTGCTCGAGCGAGCCCACGCCGCCGCTCGCGATCACCGGCACCGGCACGGCTTCGGAGACCGCGCGGGTGAGCGCCACGTCGAAGCCGCTCTTGGTCCCGTCGCGGTCCATGCTGGTGAGGAGGATCTCGCCGGCGCCGCGGTCGGCCATCTCGCGCGCCCAGGCCACGACATCCTTGCCCGTGGCCTTGCGGCCGCCGTGCGTGTAGACCTCCCAGCCGCCGCCTTCCCGGCCGCGCGCGTCGATGGCGACCACGATGGCCTGCGAGCCGAAACGGCGCGCCGAATCGTAGACCAGCTCCGGATTTTCAACCGCGGAGGTATTGATGCTCACCTTGTCGGCGCCGGCGTTGAGGAGCTTCCTCACGTCCTCGACCTTGCGCACACCCCCGCCCACCGTGAGCGGGATGAAGACCTCGTCGGCCACGCGCGAGATCACGTCGAAGATCGTCTCGCGCGCATCGCTGGAGGCGGTGATGTCGAGGAAGGTGATCTCGTCGGCACCCGCGTCGTTGTAGCGCCGCGCGATCTCCACGGGATCGCCCGCGTCGCGCAGCTCCACGAACTTGACGCCCTTCACCACGCGGCCCGCGTGCACGTCGAGGCAGGGGATGATGCGCTTGGCGAGGGACATCAGTTGCCGTCGGCGAGCTTCTGCGCGGCGGCGAAGTCGAGCTTGCCCTCGTAGATGGCGCGTCCGGCGATGACGCCCGTCACCCCCTCGGATTCCAGCGCTCGGAGCGCCGTCACATCGTCCAGCGTGGTGAGGCCGCCGCTCGCGATGACGGGGACCGTGAGCGCCTGCGCCAGCTTCAGCGTGGCTTCCACGTTCACGCCGCTCATCATCCCGTCGCGGCCGATGTCGGTGTAGATCACCGCTTCCACGCCGTAGTCCTGGAAGCGCTTGGCGAGGTCCAGCACGTCGTGGCCGGTGAGCTTCGACCAGCCGTCAGTGGCGACCTTCCCATCCTTCGCGTCGAGGCCGACCATGATGTGGCCCGGGAACGCGTCGCAGGCTTCGTGCAGGAAACCGGGGTTCTTCACGGCCGCCGTGCCGATGATCACGTAGGACACGCCGTCGTCGAGGTAGCTCTCGATCGTGTCCAGGTCGCGGATGCCGCCGCCCAGCTGGATCGGGATGTCCGAATCGACGGCGGCGACGAGCGCCTTCACCGCCTCCTCGTTCTTCGGCTTGCCGGCCACGGCGCCATTGAGGTCGACGACGTGGATGCGCCGGGCTCCGGCCTTCGCCCATTGCGCGGCCATCTTCGAGGGCTGCTCGGAGAAGACCGTTTCCTTGGACATGTCCCCCTGCTGGAGGCGCACGCAGCGTCCGTCTTTGAGGTCGATCGCGGGAATGATCAGCATGGGGAGGGGGGCGGATCCGCTAGGGATTCCAGCTGGAGAAGTTGCTGAGGAGCCTGAGCCCCGCGACGCTGCTCTTTTCAGGATGGAATTGCGTCGCGAAAATGTTAGCGCGGGCGATGGCCGAGGTAAAGACGCCGGGATAGCGCGTCGTGCCGGCGGTGAGGCCGGCATCCCCGGGGCGGCAGTAATAACTGTGCACGAAATAGAAGCGGCTGCCATCGGCGATTCCGTCCCACAGGGGATGGGACGCCGACTGCGAGACCTCGTTCCAACCCATGTGCGGAACCTTGAGGCCCGCGGAACGCGCGCCCTCGCCGAATCCCAGCACCTGGCCCGGCAGGAAGGCGAGGCCGGGCGTGTCGCCCTCCTCGCTGCGGTCGAAGAGCATCTGCAGGCCGATGCAAAGCCCGAGGAAGGGCCTGGATTTCGCGGCCTCCAGCACCGCGTCACCCAGGCCGCTCTCGTGGAGCGAGCGCATGCAGTCGGGCATCGCGCCCTGGCCGGGAAAGACCACGCGGTCGGCGCTGGCGACGCTGTCCGGGTCCGCGGTGATCTCGACCCGGGCCTCGGGCGCCACGTGGGCGAGCGCCTTCTGCACGGAGCGCAGATTGCCCATGCCGTAGTCGACGATGGCGATGCGTTGGGACATGGCCTCGGACCGTGGCTGCCGGACTAGAGGGTTCCTTTGGTGGACGGGATCACGCCCGCGGCGCGCGGATCGGGTTCCAGCGCCATGCGCAGTGCGCGCGCGAACGCCTTGAACACCGTTTCGCATTGGTGGTGCGAGTTCTCGCCGCGCAGGTTGTCGATGTGCACCGTCGCGAGCGCATGGTTCACGAAGCCCTGGAAGAATTCATGCGTGAGGTCGACGTCGAACTCGCCGACGCGGGCGCGGCTGAAGTCGACGTGGAACTCGAGCCCCGGCCGGCCGGAAAAGTCGACGACCGCGCGCGACAGGGCTTCGTCCAGCGGGACGTACGCGTGGCCGTAGCGGCGGATGCCCTTCTTGTCACCGACGGCCTTCGCGATCGCCATGCCCAGCGTGATGCCGATGTCCTCGACGGTGTGGTGCGCGTCGATCTCGAGATCGCCCTTGGCTCGCACCGTGAGGTCGATGGCGCCGTGGCGCGCGACCTGGTCGAGCATGTGATCGAGGAACGGGATGCCGGAGGCGAGCTTCGCTTCGCCCGTGCCGTCGAGGTTCACCGCGACGAAGATCTGCGTTTCGCGTGTGTCGCGCTGGATTTCGGCGGTACGCATGTCAGGCGAGGATCTGGTGGAGTGCGGCCGCGAGGCGGTCGTTCTCTTCAGGTGTTCCGATGGTGAATCGAAGGCAGTTCGCGAGCAGCGCGTGGGAACCGTGGAGGTTGCGAACCAATATACCACGCGCTTTCAGCCCCTCGAATGCGCCCGGCGCATCCGGCAGGCGTGCCAGGACGAAGTTCGCCGCGGAGGGAAAGCGCGTGACGCCGCGCATCGCGTCCAGCGCCGCCTCCAGCCGGCCTCGCTCGGCCACCAGGCGCCCCGTCTGGGCGTCCAGCACGTCGCGATGCCGAAGGACCAGGTCGGCCGCGGCGGCCGTGAGGACGTTCACGTTGTAGGGCAGGCGAAGCTTCTCCAGCTCGTCGGCCCAGGCCCGGGGCGCCACCGCGAAGCCCAGGCGCAGTCCCGCCAGCCCCAGCTTCGAAACGGTACGCATCAGCACCAGGTTGGGGTGCCGCCCGATCTCGTCCAGCAGCGTCGTCCCGCCCGCGAACGGGAAATACGCCTCGTCCACGACCACGAGGCCGGGCGAGGCCGCGACGGCGCGCAGGATCGCCTCCCGGGGGAAGAGGTTTCCGGTCGGATTGTTGGGGTACGCGATCCACGTGAGTGCCGGCTTGTGGCGCGCGATCGCGCCCAACAGGGCTTCCTCGTCGAGGGTGAAGTCCTCCCTCAGGCTCACGCCCTCGTAGCGCAGGCCCACGGCGATCGCGCTGATGCGGAACATCGCGAAGGCCGGCTCCACGGAGAGGACGCAGGCGCCCGGCTTCGCGACCGCCATGC includes the following:
- the mscL gene encoding large conductance mechanosensitive channel protein MscL produces the protein MGIASEFKEFAVKGNVVDLAVGVIIGAAFGKIVDSLVNDVVMPVIGRLVGGLDFSNYFIALKDIPPNIPMTLEAVKKAGIPVLAYGNFLTVSLNFVILAFIIFLMVKQVNKLRREPAVAPPPPEDVTLLREIRDLLKAKQA
- a CDS encoding trypsin-like peptidase domain-containing protein, producing MRRVWLLFAQAVTVTLAVLFVVSLVKPDWLAWRTNVVEVREGPAAPAISMQPNAPRPYSFSEAAKKAIPSVVNISATRQVKRANPLLQDPVFQRFFGDRFSAPPETQLSLGSGVIVSRDGYILTNDHVVEGVTDIQVTLHNGRTVPAKVVGLDPDTDLAVVRVDANGLTPITFGPPDSSRVGDVVLAIGDPFSVGQTVTMGIVSAVGREIGNASPFGSFIQTDAAINPGNSGGALVDTNGNLVGINTLIFSRTGGYQGIGFAIPVSLARRVMEQIIENGAVTRGWFGVEVADLSSELAQSLGLKGTTKGAIVGAIEKGSPAEKGGIKLGDVITSVNGKSVSDVNQALNAIAEVIPGKTVPVKVIRKNAELSLDVVVGKRRARPRGDD
- the tatC gene encoding twin-arginine translocase subunit TatC, whose amino-acid sequence is MEAGNDTFLSHLIELRDRLIRVLVAVGIAFIPAFIFSAEIYDFLARPVIASLPTGSKMIATGVITPFLIPMKIALLAAFLGVLPYVLYQAWAFVAPGLYAHEKKLVLPLIVSSTLLFFIGMTFCYYFVFGAVFEFINKFAPKSISVAPDIEAYFNFVIGMFLSFGIAFELPVVVVVLVMTGLVTTDQLREWRGYVIVGIFVVAAVVTPPDVVSQLSLAIPMCLLYEIGIFVSRFVEKRKLPAPGAEHPAGE
- the tatB gene encoding Sec-independent protein translocase protein TatB, which gives rise to MFDIGFSELLVIGIVALVVIGPERLPRVARTLGVLFGRLQRYVTQVKSDINREMDLSEINRVKSEFEGAARSFKQDIETTATKTEQELREAQSSIETQLKASSTDSVMEPLTTPPGAEPDNAFESSPASAFESASEPLAPTPSPQMELGIEEPEPTRDRKAG
- the tatA gene encoding Sec-independent protein translocase subunit TatA, encoding MGSFSIWHWLIVLVIVLLIFGTKKLRNMGGDLGGAVKGFKDGMKGEGEAPKPSGELAAKSGATIDGEVRDKQKS
- a CDS encoding histidine triad nucleotide-binding protein, translating into MDPNCIFCKIVAGTIPSRKVFEDEDVFGFDDINPVAAVHFMLIPKKHIASLADAGPEDAAVLGKILTLAARLAREKGSPEGFRTIVNTGKIGRQDVYHLHVHIIGGPNPLPRMIAKE
- a CDS encoding phosphoribosyl-ATP diphosphatase; translation: MADSDILQRLEAAIAERVKADPGTSYVAALNAKGQDAVLKKIGEEATETVIAAKSGDRAAIVHEVADLWFHCLVMMGRQGVALDEVLSELERREGRSGIAEKNARPK
- the hisI gene encoding phosphoribosyl-AMP cyclohydrolase; the protein is MSDWLDAIAWNTDGLAPAVAQDAASGEVLTLAWMNREALERTVETGEATYWSRSRKALWHKGETSGHFQKVVEIRIDCDADAILLRVESVGGIACHTGRRRCFFNKLEGAGGERRWVATEPVLEIPGKTHG
- the hisF gene encoding imidazole glycerol phosphate synthase subunit HisF, which produces MSLAKRIIPCLDVHAGRVVKGVKFVELRDAGDPVEIARRYNDAGADEITFLDITASSDARETIFDVISRVADEVFIPLTVGGGVRKVEDVRKLLNAGADKVSINTSAVENPELVYDSARRFGSQAIVVAIDARGREGGGWEVYTHGGRKATGKDVVAWAREMADRGAGEILLTSMDRDGTKSGFDVALTRAVSEAVPVPVIASGGVGSLEHLALGIEEGKADAVLAASVFHFGEITVPEAKRFLAARGIEMRL
- the hisA gene encoding 1-(5-phosphoribosyl)-5-[(5-phosphoribosylamino)methylideneamino]imidazole-4-carboxamide isomerase; its protein translation is MLIIPAIDLKDGRCVRLQQGDMSKETVFSEQPSKMAAQWAKAGARRIHVVDLNGAVAGKPKNEEAVKALVAAVDSDIPIQLGGGIRDLDTIESYLDDGVSYVIIGTAAVKNPGFLHEACDAFPGHIMVGLDAKDGKVATDGWSKLTGHDVLDLAKRFQDYGVEAVIYTDIGRDGMMSGVNVEATLKLAQALTVPVIASGGLTTLDDVTALRALESEGVTGVIAGRAIYEGKLDFAAAQKLADGN
- the hisH gene encoding imidazole glycerol phosphate synthase subunit HisH, which codes for MSQRIAIVDYGMGNLRSVQKALAHVAPEARVEITADPDSVASADRVVFPGQGAMPDCMRSLHESGLGDAVLEAAKSRPFLGLCIGLQMLFDRSEEGDTPGLAFLPGQVLGFGEGARSAGLKVPHMGWNEVSQSASHPLWDGIADGSRFYFVHSYYCRPGDAGLTAGTTRYPGVFTSAIARANIFATQFHPEKSSVAGLRLLSNFSSWNP
- the hisB gene encoding imidazoleglycerol-phosphate dehydratase HisB, with translation MRTAEIQRDTRETQIFVAVNLDGTGEAKLASGIPFLDHMLDQVARHGAIDLTVRAKGDLEIDAHHTVEDIGITLGMAIAKAVGDKKGIRRYGHAYVPLDEALSRAVVDFSGRPGLEFHVDFSRARVGEFDVDLTHEFFQGFVNHALATVHIDNLRGENSHHQCETVFKAFARALRMALEPDPRAAGVIPSTKGTL
- the hisC gene encoding histidinol-phosphate transaminase; protein product: MKDPQSLVRGEIRALQGYHVPPAEGLVKLDAMENPYTLPPDLAAELGRVLAHVAINRYPHPGAPALKARLREVFSIPDSLELVLGNGSDEILQMIGMAVAKPGACVLSVEPAFAMFRISAIAVGLRYEGVSLREDFTLDEEALLGAIARHKPALTWIAYPNNPTGNLFPREAILRAVAASPGLVVVDEAYFPFAGGTTLLDEIGRHPNLVLMRTVSKLGLAGLRLGFAVAPRAWADELEKLRLPYNVNVLTAAAADLVLRHRDVLDAQTGRLVAERGRLEAALDAMRGVTRFPSAANFVLARLPDAPGAFEGLKARGILVRNLHGSHALLANCLRFTIGTPEENDRLAAALHQILA